The following are encoded together in the Arcobacter aquimarinus genome:
- the ruvC gene encoding crossover junction endodeoxyribonuclease RuvC — protein MKILGIDPGTRNCGYAIIEKNGREIKLLEAGLIKIKTKILQEQIVEMTEGFDLLFSKHKIDEVSIEDMFYAFNPKTVIKLAQFRGAISLKILQEFGNFSEYTPLQVKQAVTGNGKATKEQVSFMVKRLLGIKKEIKPLDITDAIAIALTHAQRL, from the coding sequence TGACCCAGGAACTAGAAACTGTGGATATGCAATAATTGAAAAGAATGGAAGGGAAATAAAACTTTTAGAAGCAGGGCTTATAAAAATAAAAACAAAAATTTTACAAGAGCAAATTGTTGAGATGACAGAAGGATTTGATCTATTATTTTCTAAGCATAAAATTGATGAGGTTTCAATAGAAGATATGTTTTATGCATTTAATCCAAAAACAGTTATAAAACTTGCACAATTTAGAGGAGCTATAAGTTTAAAAATTTTACAAGAGTTTGGAAATTTTTCTGAATATACTCCTTTACAAGTAAAACAAGCAGTTACAGGAAATGGAAAAGCTACAAAAGAACAGGTATCTTTTATGGTTAAAAGATTATTAGGAATTAAAAAAGAGATTAAACCACTTGATATTACAGATGCTATTGCAATTGCATTAACTCATGCCCAAAGATTATAA